One Canis lupus familiaris isolate Mischka breed German Shepherd chromosome 20, alternate assembly UU_Cfam_GSD_1.0, whole genome shotgun sequence genomic region harbors:
- the CELSR3 gene encoding solute carrier family 26 member 6 isoform X5 produces the protein MGPSEASGQRDTQALLPVPQAMELRKRDYHVERPLLNQEQLEELGCWTSATGTRQWRTWFQCSRARARALLFQHLPVLAWLPRYPLRDWLLGDLLAGLSVAIMQLPQGLAYALLAGLPPVFGLYSSFYPVFVYFLFGTSRHISVGTFAVMSVMVGSVTESLAPDENFLQAVNSTIDEATRDATRVELASTLSVLVGLFQVGLGLVRFGFVVTYLSEPLVRGYTTAASVQVFVSQLKYVFGLQLSSRSGPLSLIYTVLEVCSKLPQSVVGTVVTAVVAGVVLVLVKLLNDKLHRRLPLPIPGELLTLIGATAISYGVGLKHRFGVDIVGNIPAGLVPPAAPNPQLFASLVGYAFTIAVVGFAIAISLGKIFALRHGYRVDSNQELVALGLSNLIGGIFQCFPVSCSMSRSLVQEGAGGNTQVAGAVSSLFILIIIVKLGELFRDLPKAVLAAAIIVNLKGMLMQFTDIPSLWKSNRMDLLIWLVTFVATILLNLDIGLAVAVVFSLLLVVVRTQLPHYSVLGQVTDTDIYQDVAEYSEAREVPGVKVFRSSATMYFANAELYSDALKQRCGIDVDHLMSQKKKRLRKKEQKLKRLQKTLQKQTAASEGTSVSIHVNTSVRDMESNNVEDSKAQQASTGNEVEDIAAGGQEDTKASNGSTLKALGLPQPHFHSLVLDLSALSFVDTVCIKSLKNIFRDFREIEVEVYLAACHTPVVTQLEAGHFFDASITKQHLFASVHDAVLFALQHPKSSPANPVLMTKL, from the exons ATGGGGCCGTCTGAAGCTTCAGG GCAGAGGGACACACAGGCGCTGTTGCCTGTGCCACAAGCCATGGAGCTAAGGAAGCGAGACTACCATGTGGAGCGGCCACTGCTTAACCAGGAACAGCTGGAGGAGCTGGGGTGTTGGACCTCAGCAACTGGGACCCGCCAGTGGCGAACCTGGTTTCA GTGCTCCCGTGCTCGGGCCCGAGCCCTTCTGTTCCAACACCTTCCGGTTTTGGCCTGGCTACCTCGGTATCCCTTGCGAGACTGGCTCCTGGGCGACTTGTTGGCTGGCCTGAGTGTGGCCATTATGCAGCTACCACAAG GCCTAGCCTATGCCCTCCTGGCTGGACTGCCCCCCGTGTTCGGCCTCTACAGCTCTTTTTATCCTGTCTTTGTCTACTTCCTGTTTGGCACTTCCCGGCATATCTCTGTGG GCACCTTTGCTGTCATGTCTGTGATGGTGGGCAGTGTGACAGAATCCCTGGCCCCAGATGAGAACTTCCTGCAGGCTGTGAACTCCACAATCGATGAGGCGACCAGAGATGCTACCCGGGTGGAGCTGGCCTCCACGCTCAGTGTCCTGGTCGGCCTCTTCCAG GTAGGGCTGGGCCTGGTCCGCTTCGGCTTTGTGGTCACCTACCTGTCAGAGCCCCTGGTCCGAGGCTATACCACAGCTGCGTCTGTGCAGGTCTTCGTCTCCCAGCTCAAGTATGTTTTTGGCCTCCAACTGAGCAGCCGCTCTGGGCCACTGTCCCTCATCTAT acaGTGCTGGAGGTCTGCTCAAAACTGCCCCAGAGTGTGGTGGGCACGGTGGTCACCGCGGTGGTGGCCGGTGTGGTGCTTGTGCTGGTGAAACTCCTGAATGACAAATTGCACCGACGTCTACCCCTGCCGATCCCCGGGGAACTGCTGACG CTCATTGGGGCCACAGCCATCTCCTACGGCGTGGGCCTGAAGCACAGATTTGGGGTGGATATCGTGGGCAACATCCCTGCAGG GCTggtgcccccagcagcccccaatCCCCAGCTGTTCGCCAGCCTGGTGGGATATGCCTTCACCATCGCTGTGGTTGGTTTTGCCATTGCCATCTCTCTGGGGAAGATCTTCGCTCTGAGGCACGGCTACCGGGTGGACAGCAACCAG GAGCTGGTGGCTCTCGGCCTCAGTAATCTCATTGGGGGCATCTTCCAATGCTTCCCCGTGAGCTGTTCCATGTCCCGCAGCCTGGTACAGGAGGGCGCCGGAGGCAACACACAG GTGGCTGGAGCCGTCTCCTCTCTCTTCATCCTCATTATCATCGTCAAACTTGGGGAACTCTTCAGAGACCTGCCCAAG GCAGTCCTGGCAGCTGCCATTATCGTGAACTTGAAGGGCATGTTGATGCAGTTCACCGACATACCTTCCCTCTGGAAGTCGAATCGGATGGATCTG CTCATCTGGCTGGTGACCTTTGTGGCCACCATCCTGCTGAACTTGGACATTGGCCTGGCAGTTGCAGTGgtcttctctctcctgcttgtgGTGGTCCGCACGCAGCT GCCCCACTACTCTGTCTTGGGGCAAGTGACAGACACGGATATTTACCAAGATGTGGCCGAGTACTCAGAG GCCAGGGAGGTCCCAGGTGTGAAGGTCTTCCGCTCATCAGCCACCATGTATTTTGCTAATGCTGAGCTCTACAGTGATGCGCTGAAGCAGAGG TGTGGTATAGACGTCGATCACCTCATGTCCCAGAAGAAGAAGCGGCTCAGGAAGAAGGAGCAAAAGCTGAAGCGACTGCAGAAGACTCTCCAGAAACAG ACTGCAGCCTCTGAGGGGACTTCTGTTTCCATCCATGTTAACACCAGCGTCAGAGACATGGAAAGCAACAATGTGGAGGACTCTAAGGCCCAG CAGGCGAGCACAGGGAATGAGGTAGAGGATATAGCAGCTGGTGGTCAAGAAGATACTAAGGCCTCAAATGGGTCCACACTGAAGGCCCTGGGCCTGCCTCAGCCGCACTTCCACAGCCTTGTCCTGGACCTGAGTGCCCTCTCCTTTGTGGACACTGTGTGCATCAAGAGCCTGAAGAAT ATTTTCCGCGACTTCCGAGAGATCGAGGTGGAGGTGTACCTGGCTGCCTGCCACA CTCCTGTGGTCACTCAGCTTGAGGCCGGGCACTTCTTCGATGCATCTATCACTAAGCAGCATCTCTTTGCCTCTGTCCATGATGCTGTCCTCTTTGCTCTCCAACACCCGAAGTCCAGCCCTGCCAACCCTGTTTTG ATGACCAAACTCTGA
- the TMEM89 gene encoding transmembrane protein 89, which translates to MLLTPSFLLLLPLLAMPAPSLTWTRPLWYQVGLDLHPWGCQPNTLDGCGSSLGCPGHWMGMGMNRIYPVAGVTITTTMMLMISRAVLQRRRSQAAKLEHPQVTTNPSGPWKRRAPISDRALLRGVLHMLDALLLHIEGHLQRISNQQKTQIKECPTQTG; encoded by the exons ATGCTGCTCACACCGTCCTTCCTGCTACTGCTGCCCTTGCTGGCCATGCCAGCCCCCTCCCTCACCTGGACACGGCCCCTCTGGTACCAGGTGGGGCTGGACCTGCACCCTTGGGGGTGCCAGCCAAATACCCTGGATGGTTGTGGGAGCAGCCTGGGCTGTCCTGGCCACTGGATGGGCATGGGAATGAACCGCATCTACCCTGTGGCTGGGGTCACAATCACCACTACCATGATGCTGATGATCAGCCGGGCCGTGCTGCAGCGGCGGCGCTCCCAGGCTGCTAAGCTCGAG CATCCGCAGGTGACTACTAACCCCTCTGGACCCTGGAAGCGGCGGGCCCCAATCTCAGACCGTGCCCTGCTCCGTGGGGTCCTGCACATGTTAGATGCCCTCCTGCTCCATATTGAGGGCCACCTGCAGCGTATATCCAACCAACAGAAGACCCAAATAAAGGAGTGTCCCACCCAGACTGGGTGA
- the CELSR3 gene encoding solute carrier family 26 member 6 isoform X7, whose translation MELRKRDYHVERPLLNQEQLEELGCWTSATGTRQWRTWFQCSRARARALLFQHLPVLAWLPRYPLRDWLLGDLLAGLSVAIMQLPQGLAYALLAGLPPVFGLYSSFYPVFVYFLFGTSRHISVGTFAVMSVMVGSVTESLAPDENFLQAVNSTIDEATRDATRVELASTLSVLVGLFQVGLGLVRFGFVVTYLSEPLVRGYTTAASVQVFVSQLKYVFGLQLSSRSGPLSLIYTVLEVCSKLPQSVVGTVVTAVVAGVVLVLVKLLNDKLHRRLPLPIPGELLTLIGATAISYGVGLKHRFGVDIVGNIPAGLVPPAAPNPQLFASLVGYAFTIAVVGFAIAISLGKIFALRHGYRVDSNQELVALGLSNLIGGIFQCFPVSCSMSRSLVQEGAGGNTQVAGAVSSLFILIIIVKLGELFRDLPKAVLAAAIIVNLKGMLMQFTDIPSLWKSNRMDLLIWLVTFVATILLNLDIGLAVAVVFSLLLVVVRTQLPHYSVLGQVTDTDIYQDVAEYSEAREVPGVKVFRSSATMYFANAELYSDALKQRCGIDVDHLMSQKKKRLRKKEQKLKRLQKTLQKQTAASEGTSVSIHVNTSVRDMESNNVEDSKAQQASTGNEVEDIAAGGQEDTKASNGSTLKALGLPQPHFHSLVLDLSALSFVDTVCIKSLKNIFRDFREIEVEVYLAACHTPVVTQLEAGHFFDASITKQHLFASVHDAVLFALQHPKSSPANPVLMTKL comes from the exons ATGGAGCTAAGGAAGCGAGACTACCATGTGGAGCGGCCACTGCTTAACCAGGAACAGCTGGAGGAGCTGGGGTGTTGGACCTCAGCAACTGGGACCCGCCAGTGGCGAACCTGGTTTCA GTGCTCCCGTGCTCGGGCCCGAGCCCTTCTGTTCCAACACCTTCCGGTTTTGGCCTGGCTACCTCGGTATCCCTTGCGAGACTGGCTCCTGGGCGACTTGTTGGCTGGCCTGAGTGTGGCCATTATGCAGCTACCACAAG GCCTAGCCTATGCCCTCCTGGCTGGACTGCCCCCCGTGTTCGGCCTCTACAGCTCTTTTTATCCTGTCTTTGTCTACTTCCTGTTTGGCACTTCCCGGCATATCTCTGTGG GCACCTTTGCTGTCATGTCTGTGATGGTGGGCAGTGTGACAGAATCCCTGGCCCCAGATGAGAACTTCCTGCAGGCTGTGAACTCCACAATCGATGAGGCGACCAGAGATGCTACCCGGGTGGAGCTGGCCTCCACGCTCAGTGTCCTGGTCGGCCTCTTCCAG GTAGGGCTGGGCCTGGTCCGCTTCGGCTTTGTGGTCACCTACCTGTCAGAGCCCCTGGTCCGAGGCTATACCACAGCTGCGTCTGTGCAGGTCTTCGTCTCCCAGCTCAAGTATGTTTTTGGCCTCCAACTGAGCAGCCGCTCTGGGCCACTGTCCCTCATCTAT acaGTGCTGGAGGTCTGCTCAAAACTGCCCCAGAGTGTGGTGGGCACGGTGGTCACCGCGGTGGTGGCCGGTGTGGTGCTTGTGCTGGTGAAACTCCTGAATGACAAATTGCACCGACGTCTACCCCTGCCGATCCCCGGGGAACTGCTGACG CTCATTGGGGCCACAGCCATCTCCTACGGCGTGGGCCTGAAGCACAGATTTGGGGTGGATATCGTGGGCAACATCCCTGCAGG GCTggtgcccccagcagcccccaatCCCCAGCTGTTCGCCAGCCTGGTGGGATATGCCTTCACCATCGCTGTGGTTGGTTTTGCCATTGCCATCTCTCTGGGGAAGATCTTCGCTCTGAGGCACGGCTACCGGGTGGACAGCAACCAG GAGCTGGTGGCTCTCGGCCTCAGTAATCTCATTGGGGGCATCTTCCAATGCTTCCCCGTGAGCTGTTCCATGTCCCGCAGCCTGGTACAGGAGGGCGCCGGAGGCAACACACAG GTGGCTGGAGCCGTCTCCTCTCTCTTCATCCTCATTATCATCGTCAAACTTGGGGAACTCTTCAGAGACCTGCCCAAG GCAGTCCTGGCAGCTGCCATTATCGTGAACTTGAAGGGCATGTTGATGCAGTTCACCGACATACCTTCCCTCTGGAAGTCGAATCGGATGGATCTG CTCATCTGGCTGGTGACCTTTGTGGCCACCATCCTGCTGAACTTGGACATTGGCCTGGCAGTTGCAGTGgtcttctctctcctgcttgtgGTGGTCCGCACGCAGCT GCCCCACTACTCTGTCTTGGGGCAAGTGACAGACACGGATATTTACCAAGATGTGGCCGAGTACTCAGAG GCCAGGGAGGTCCCAGGTGTGAAGGTCTTCCGCTCATCAGCCACCATGTATTTTGCTAATGCTGAGCTCTACAGTGATGCGCTGAAGCAGAGG TGTGGTATAGACGTCGATCACCTCATGTCCCAGAAGAAGAAGCGGCTCAGGAAGAAGGAGCAAAAGCTGAAGCGACTGCAGAAGACTCTCCAGAAACAG ACTGCAGCCTCTGAGGGGACTTCTGTTTCCATCCATGTTAACACCAGCGTCAGAGACATGGAAAGCAACAATGTGGAGGACTCTAAGGCCCAG CAGGCGAGCACAGGGAATGAGGTAGAGGATATAGCAGCTGGTGGTCAAGAAGATACTAAGGCCTCAAATGGGTCCACACTGAAGGCCCTGGGCCTGCCTCAGCCGCACTTCCACAGCCTTGTCCTGGACCTGAGTGCCCTCTCCTTTGTGGACACTGTGTGCATCAAGAGCCTGAAGAAT ATTTTCCGCGACTTCCGAGAGATCGAGGTGGAGGTGTACCTGGCTGCCTGCCACA CTCCTGTGGTCACTCAGCTTGAGGCCGGGCACTTCTTCGATGCATCTATCACTAAGCAGCATCTCTTTGCCTCTGTCCATGATGCTGTCCTCTTTGCTCTCCAACACCCGAAGTCCAGCCCTGCCAACCCTGTTTTG ATGACCAAACTCTGA
- the CELSR3 gene encoding solute carrier family 26 member 6 isoform X6, producing the protein MGPSEASGQRDTQALLPVPQAMELRKRDYHVERPLLNQEQLEELGCWTSATGTRQWRTWFQCSRARARALLFQHLPVLAWLPRYPLRDWLLGDLLAGLSVAIMQLPQGLAYALLAGLPPVFGLYSSFYPVFVYFLFGTSRHISVGTFAVMSVMVGSVTESLAPDENFLQAVNSTIDEATRDATRVELASTLSVLVGLFQVGLGLVRFGFVVTYLSEPLVRGYTTAASVQVFVSQLKYVFGLQLSSRSGPLSLIYTVLEVCSKLPQSVVGTVVTAVVAGVVLVLVKLLNDKLHRRLPLPIPGELLTLIGATAISYGVGLKHRFGVDIVGNIPAGLVPPAAPNPQLFASLVGYAFTIAVVGFAIAISLGKIFALRHGYRVDSNQELVALGLSNLIGGIFQCFPVSCSMSRSLVQEGAGGNTQVAGAVSSLFILIIIVKLGELFRDLPKAVLAAAIIVNLKGMLMQFTDIPSLWKSNRMDLLIWLVTFVATILLNLDIGLAVAVVFSLLLVVVRTQLPHYSVLGQVTDTDIYQDVAEYSEAREVPGVKVFRSSATMYFANAELYSDALKQRCGIDVDHLMSQKKKRLRKKEQKLKRLQKTLQKQTAASEGTSVSIHVNTSVRDMESNNVEDSKAQASTGNEVEDIAAGGQEDTKASNGSTLKALGLPQPHFHSLVLDLSALSFVDTVCIKSLKNIFRDFREIEVEVYLAACHTPVVTQLEAGHFFDASITKQHLFASVHDAVLFALQHPKSSPANPVLMTKL; encoded by the exons ATGGGGCCGTCTGAAGCTTCAGG GCAGAGGGACACACAGGCGCTGTTGCCTGTGCCACAAGCCATGGAGCTAAGGAAGCGAGACTACCATGTGGAGCGGCCACTGCTTAACCAGGAACAGCTGGAGGAGCTGGGGTGTTGGACCTCAGCAACTGGGACCCGCCAGTGGCGAACCTGGTTTCA GTGCTCCCGTGCTCGGGCCCGAGCCCTTCTGTTCCAACACCTTCCGGTTTTGGCCTGGCTACCTCGGTATCCCTTGCGAGACTGGCTCCTGGGCGACTTGTTGGCTGGCCTGAGTGTGGCCATTATGCAGCTACCACAAG GCCTAGCCTATGCCCTCCTGGCTGGACTGCCCCCCGTGTTCGGCCTCTACAGCTCTTTTTATCCTGTCTTTGTCTACTTCCTGTTTGGCACTTCCCGGCATATCTCTGTGG GCACCTTTGCTGTCATGTCTGTGATGGTGGGCAGTGTGACAGAATCCCTGGCCCCAGATGAGAACTTCCTGCAGGCTGTGAACTCCACAATCGATGAGGCGACCAGAGATGCTACCCGGGTGGAGCTGGCCTCCACGCTCAGTGTCCTGGTCGGCCTCTTCCAG GTAGGGCTGGGCCTGGTCCGCTTCGGCTTTGTGGTCACCTACCTGTCAGAGCCCCTGGTCCGAGGCTATACCACAGCTGCGTCTGTGCAGGTCTTCGTCTCCCAGCTCAAGTATGTTTTTGGCCTCCAACTGAGCAGCCGCTCTGGGCCACTGTCCCTCATCTAT acaGTGCTGGAGGTCTGCTCAAAACTGCCCCAGAGTGTGGTGGGCACGGTGGTCACCGCGGTGGTGGCCGGTGTGGTGCTTGTGCTGGTGAAACTCCTGAATGACAAATTGCACCGACGTCTACCCCTGCCGATCCCCGGGGAACTGCTGACG CTCATTGGGGCCACAGCCATCTCCTACGGCGTGGGCCTGAAGCACAGATTTGGGGTGGATATCGTGGGCAACATCCCTGCAGG GCTggtgcccccagcagcccccaatCCCCAGCTGTTCGCCAGCCTGGTGGGATATGCCTTCACCATCGCTGTGGTTGGTTTTGCCATTGCCATCTCTCTGGGGAAGATCTTCGCTCTGAGGCACGGCTACCGGGTGGACAGCAACCAG GAGCTGGTGGCTCTCGGCCTCAGTAATCTCATTGGGGGCATCTTCCAATGCTTCCCCGTGAGCTGTTCCATGTCCCGCAGCCTGGTACAGGAGGGCGCCGGAGGCAACACACAG GTGGCTGGAGCCGTCTCCTCTCTCTTCATCCTCATTATCATCGTCAAACTTGGGGAACTCTTCAGAGACCTGCCCAAG GCAGTCCTGGCAGCTGCCATTATCGTGAACTTGAAGGGCATGTTGATGCAGTTCACCGACATACCTTCCCTCTGGAAGTCGAATCGGATGGATCTG CTCATCTGGCTGGTGACCTTTGTGGCCACCATCCTGCTGAACTTGGACATTGGCCTGGCAGTTGCAGTGgtcttctctctcctgcttgtgGTGGTCCGCACGCAGCT GCCCCACTACTCTGTCTTGGGGCAAGTGACAGACACGGATATTTACCAAGATGTGGCCGAGTACTCAGAG GCCAGGGAGGTCCCAGGTGTGAAGGTCTTCCGCTCATCAGCCACCATGTATTTTGCTAATGCTGAGCTCTACAGTGATGCGCTGAAGCAGAGG TGTGGTATAGACGTCGATCACCTCATGTCCCAGAAGAAGAAGCGGCTCAGGAAGAAGGAGCAAAAGCTGAAGCGACTGCAGAAGACTCTCCAGAAACAG ACTGCAGCCTCTGAGGGGACTTCTGTTTCCATCCATGTTAACACCAGCGTCAGAGACATGGAAAGCAACAATGTGGAGGACTCTAAGGCCCAG GCGAGCACAGGGAATGAGGTAGAGGATATAGCAGCTGGTGGTCAAGAAGATACTAAGGCCTCAAATGGGTCCACACTGAAGGCCCTGGGCCTGCCTCAGCCGCACTTCCACAGCCTTGTCCTGGACCTGAGTGCCCTCTCCTTTGTGGACACTGTGTGCATCAAGAGCCTGAAGAAT ATTTTCCGCGACTTCCGAGAGATCGAGGTGGAGGTGTACCTGGCTGCCTGCCACA CTCCTGTGGTCACTCAGCTTGAGGCCGGGCACTTCTTCGATGCATCTATCACTAAGCAGCATCTCTTTGCCTCTGTCCATGATGCTGTCCTCTTTGCTCTCCAACACCCGAAGTCCAGCCCTGCCAACCCTGTTTTG ATGACCAAACTCTGA